From Corvus moneduloides isolate bCorMon1 chromosome 4, bCorMon1.pri, whole genome shotgun sequence, one genomic window encodes:
- the TAB1 gene encoding TGF-beta-activated kinase 1 and MAP3K7-binding protein 1 — translation MAAQRRSLLQSEQQPSWTDDLPSCHLSGVGSAPNRSYSADGKGTEGHPLEDNWLKFRSENNCYLYGVFNGYDGNRVTNFVGQRLSAELLLGQLHADHSDADVRRVLLQAFDVVERSFLESIDDALAEKASLQSQLPEGVPHHQLPPQYQKIVERLKVVEQEISGGAMAIVAVVLNNKLYIANVGTNRALLCKSTVDGLQVTQLNVDHTTENEDELFRFSQLGLDAGKIKQVGTIRGQESTRRIGDYKVKYGYTDIELLSAAKSKPIIAEPEIHGGHSLDGVTGFLVLMSEGLYKALEAAHGPGQANQEIAAMIATEFAKQTSLDAVAQAVVDRVKRIHCDTFASGGERSKFCPRHEDMTLLVRNFGYPLGEMSQPTLTPTQGGRVYPVSVPYSSSQSTSKTSVTLSLVMPSQGQMVNGAHSSSTLDEATPTLTNQSPTVTLQSTNTHTQSSSSSSDGGLFRSRPTHSLQPDEDGRVEPYVDFAEFYRLWNMDHGEQGALTVS, via the exons ATGGCGGCGCAGAGGAGGAGTCTGCTGCAGAGT GAACAACAGCCCAGTTGGACAGATGACTTACCATCCTGCCATCTCTCTGGAGTGGGCTCAGCTCCAAACCGTTCCTACAGTGCAGATGGCAAGGGGACAGAGGGTCACCCCTTGGAAGATAACTGGTTAAAATTCAG GAGTGAGAACAACTGCTACCTCTATGGTGTCTTCAATGGTTATGATGGCAACCGAGTCACCAACTTCGTGGGTCAGAGGCTCTCTGCAGAATTGCTGCTGGGCCAGCTCCATGCAGATCACAGCGATGCTGACGTGCGTCGAGTTCTGCTGCAG GCTTTTGATGTGGTGGAAAGAAGTTTCCTGGAGTCCATTGATGATGCCTTGGCAGAGAAGGCCAGTCTGCAGTCTCAGCTGCCAGAG GGTGTTCCTCaccaccagctccctcctcaGTACCAGAAGATTGTGGAAAGATTGAAGGTTGTAGAGCAGGAGATCTCTGGAGGAGCCATGGCTATTGTGGCTGTCGTTCTCAACAACAAGCTCTACATTGCCAATGTGG GTACCAACCGGGCACTGCTATGCAAGTCCACGGTGGATGGGCTGCAGGTGACTCAGCTCAACGTGGACCATACAACAGAGAATGAGGATGAACTTTTTCGCTTCTCTCAGCTGG GCTTGGatgcagggaaaataaaacaagtggGAACTATTCGTGGGCAGGAAAGCACTCGGCGCATTGGAGATTACAAAGTCAAATACGGCTATACTGATATTGAACTGCTCAG TGCTGCTAAATCTAAGCCCATCATAGCAGAGCCTGAAATCCACGGAGGGCACTCACTGGATGGGGTGACAGGATTCTTGGTGCTCATGTCCGAAGGGCTCTATAAAGCACTGGAGGCAGCTCATGGGCCTGGGCAGGCCAACCAG GAAATTGCAGCCATGATAGCCACAGAGTTTGCCAAGCAGACGTCACTGGATGCTGTGGCACAAGCAGTAGTGGACCGGGTAAAGCGCATTCACTGTGACACTTTTGCCAGTGGTGGGGAGCGGTCCAAGTTCTGTCCCCGTCACGAAGACATGACGCTGCTTGTGAGGAATTTTGGGTACCCCCTGGGTGAGATGAGCCAGCCCACGCTGACACCAACACAAG GAGGCCGTGTCTACCCAGTCTCTGTGCCATATTCCAGCTCCCAAAGCACAAGCAAGACAAGTGTCACGCTGTCTCTTGTCATGCCTTCTCAAGGCCAGATGGTCAATGGTGCCCACAGCAGCTCAACTCTGGATGAAGCCACCCCCACCCTCACTAA CCAAAGCCCAACTGTGACGCTGCAGTCAACCAATACTCACACGCAGAGCAGCAGCTCGAGTTCAGATGGAGGTCTCTTCCGCTCCCGCCCCACCCACTCGCTCCAGCCAGATGAGGATGGGCGTGTGGAGCCCTATGTGGATTTTGCAGAGTTTTACCGGCTTTGGAACATGGACCATGGCGAGCAGGGAGCACTGACTGTGTCCTAA
- the SYNGR1 gene encoding synaptogyrin-1 isoform X2 encodes MDGGAFGAGKAGGAFDPQAFIRQPQTILRFVSWVFSIVVFGSIVNEGYVNRVDEVEEHCIFNRNHNACNYGITVGVLAFLSCLLYLALDAYFPQISSVKDRKKAVLSDIGVSAFWAFLWFVGFCFLTNQWQASKPEDNPLNEGGDAARAAITFSFFSIFTWGFLVFLAFRRLRDINFQEEYNTLFPNSPSLLP; translated from the exons ATGGACGGGGGCGCCTTCGGAGCGGGGAAAGCCGGCGGCGCCTTCGACCCGCAGGCCTTCATCCGGCAGCCGCAGACCATCCTGCGGTTCGTCTCCTGG GTGTTCTCCATCGTGGTGTTCGGCTCCATTGTCAATGAAGGGTACGTGAACCGCGTGGATGAGGTAGAAGAGCACTGCATTTTCAACCGCAATCACAATGCCTGCAACTATGGCATTACCGTGGGTGTCCTCGCCTTCCTCAGCTGCCTTCTTTACCTGGCTCTGGATGCCTACTTCCCGCAGATCAGCAGCGTCAAGGACCGCAAGAAGGCAGTGCTCTCGGACATCGGCGTCTCGG CCTTTTGGGCATTCCTCTGGTTCGTTGGCTTCTGCTTTCTGACCAACCAGTGGCAGGCTTCAAAACCAGAAGACAACCCACTGAATGAGGGAGGGGATGCAGCCCGAGCAGCCATCACgttctcatttttctccatctttaCCTGG GGCTTCCTCGTATTTCTGGCTTTCCGGAGACTCAGAGACATTAATTTTCAGGAGGAATACAATACTCTGTTCCCTAACTCCCCATCCTTGCTGCCTTAG
- the SYNGR1 gene encoding synaptogyrin-1 isoform X1, whose translation MDGGAFGAGKAGGAFDPQAFIRQPQTILRFVSWVFSIVVFGSIVNEGYVNRVDEVEEHCIFNRNHNACNYGITVGVLAFLSCLLYLALDAYFPQISSVKDRKKAVLSDIGVSAFWAFLWFVGFCFLTNQWQASKPEDNPLNEGGDAARAAITFSFFSIFTWVGQAFLAYQRFQLGADSALFSQDYMDPSQDSGMPYAPYTNEEDATDAVGTYQQPPPADAFDTETQGYQTQNY comes from the exons ATGGACGGGGGCGCCTTCGGAGCGGGGAAAGCCGGCGGCGCCTTCGACCCGCAGGCCTTCATCCGGCAGCCGCAGACCATCCTGCGGTTCGTCTCCTGG GTGTTCTCCATCGTGGTGTTCGGCTCCATTGTCAATGAAGGGTACGTGAACCGCGTGGATGAGGTAGAAGAGCACTGCATTTTCAACCGCAATCACAATGCCTGCAACTATGGCATTACCGTGGGTGTCCTCGCCTTCCTCAGCTGCCTTCTTTACCTGGCTCTGGATGCCTACTTCCCGCAGATCAGCAGCGTCAAGGACCGCAAGAAGGCAGTGCTCTCGGACATCGGCGTCTCGG CCTTTTGGGCATTCCTCTGGTTCGTTGGCTTCTGCTTTCTGACCAACCAGTGGCAGGCTTCAAAACCAGAAGACAACCCACTGAATGAGGGAGGGGATGCAGCCCGAGCAGCCATCACgttctcatttttctccatctttaCCTGG GTGGGCCAGGCATTCCTGGCGTATCAGCGTTTCCAGCTGGGTGCCGATTCGGCCCTcttctcccaggactacatggaCCCAAGCCAGGACTCCGGCATGCCTTATGCTCCCTACACGAACGAGGAGGATGCTACCGATGCGGTGGGGACGTACCAGCAGCCCCCTCCAGCAGATGCTTTCGACACCGAGACACAGGGGTACCAAACGCAGAACTACTGA